In Streptomyces sp. RFCAC02, the following proteins share a genomic window:
- a CDS encoding thioredoxin domain-containing protein translates to MSKRNSAEAKRAARERLQAEREREARRARLRRRLTVAGSAVVVLGIAAGVGVVVANQDGGGHDDTNWSAVRDQIDGKAAEAESAAFADGAPANTAGDDGLTVRVGDEDAPNTLTLYEDPRCPICATMEQTLGETIQQGVEDGTYNIEYVFGTFLDDSLGGSGSKNALSALAAALDVSPEAFTAYHEALYSADNHPDEQTDAYADDQTLIDIAQSVPELKDNADFSAAVENSSYAVWALKMSDKFDSTEDVTGTPTLRYNGEIVDTPQSPEAFEQMISENSQ, encoded by the coding sequence ATGAGCAAGCGCAATTCCGCCGAGGCCAAGCGCGCCGCCCGGGAACGCCTCCAGGCCGAACGGGAGCGCGAGGCGCGCCGCGCCCGGCTCCGCCGGCGCCTCACCGTCGCCGGCTCGGCCGTCGTCGTCCTCGGCATAGCCGCCGGCGTCGGTGTCGTCGTCGCCAACCAGGACGGCGGCGGGCACGACGACACGAACTGGTCCGCCGTCCGCGACCAGATCGACGGCAAGGCCGCGGAGGCCGAGTCCGCCGCCTTCGCCGACGGCGCCCCCGCCAACACCGCCGGCGACGACGGCCTGACCGTCCGCGTCGGCGACGAGGACGCCCCCAACACCCTGACGCTCTACGAGGACCCGCGCTGCCCGATCTGCGCCACCATGGAGCAGACCCTTGGAGAAACGATCCAGCAGGGCGTCGAGGACGGCACCTACAACATCGAGTACGTCTTCGGCACCTTCCTCGACGACAGCCTCGGCGGCAGCGGCTCGAAGAACGCGCTCAGCGCCCTCGCCGCCGCGCTCGACGTGAGCCCCGAGGCGTTCACCGCCTACCACGAGGCCCTCTACTCGGCCGACAACCACCCGGACGAGCAGACCGACGCGTACGCGGACGACCAGACGCTGATCGACATCGCGCAGAGCGTGCCCGAGCTGAAGGACAACGCGGACTTCTCAGCGGCCGTCGAGAACAGCAGCTACGCCGTCTGGGCGCTGAAGATGTCGGACAAGTTCGACAGCACGGAGGACGTCACCGGCACGCCGACCCTGCGCTACAACGGCGAGATCGTCGACACGCCGCAGTCCCCCGAGGCGTTCGAGCAGATGATCAGCGAGAACAGCCAGTAG
- a CDS encoding dienelactone hydrolase family protein has product MSDVILFHSVHGLRPAVRDAAGRLRAAGHRVHVPDLFDGRTAQTVEEGMAISEEIGRDELLRRAVAAAAPHSDAGLVYAGFSLGASLAQTVALGDERARGALLLHGTADIADDAAADDLPVQLHVADPDPFETHDWLTAWYLRMRRAGADVEVFRHPGAGHLYTDPGLPDWDAEAAEETWRLAEEFLASLDG; this is encoded by the coding sequence GTGAGCGATGTCATCCTCTTCCATTCCGTCCACGGTCTGCGGCCCGCCGTGCGGGACGCCGCCGGGCGGCTGCGGGCGGCGGGACACCGCGTGCACGTGCCGGACCTGTTCGATGGCCGGACGGCACAGACGGTCGAGGAGGGAATGGCGATCAGCGAGGAGATCGGGCGGGACGAACTGCTGCGGCGCGCGGTGGCCGCCGCCGCCCCGCACTCGGACGCCGGTCTCGTCTACGCCGGCTTCTCGCTCGGCGCCTCGCTCGCGCAGACGGTGGCGCTCGGCGACGAGCGGGCGCGGGGGGCGCTGCTCCTGCACGGCACGGCGGACATCGCCGACGACGCGGCGGCGGACGACCTGCCGGTGCAGCTGCACGTCGCCGACCCCGACCCGTTCGAGACGCACGACTGGCTGACGGCCTGGTACCTGCGGATGCGGCGGGCCGGCGCCGATGTCGAGGTCTTCCGGCACCCGGGCGCGGGCCACCTGTACACGGACCCGGGGCTGCCGGACTGGGATGCCGAGGCGGCCGAGGAGACCTGGCGGCTGGCCGAGGAGTTCCTGGCGTCGCTCGACGGGTGA
- a CDS encoding mechanosensitive ion channel domain-containing protein, translating to MDDVLRSLLVIGGTLALTLLAGWLIDRALSSADARHHDTRLWGLMRRCSAPLQLLLAASAVRVAYAAFDLSLRRDDIMESLLATIAIAAAAWLAIRLAGAVAENSLARYESRTQDLARVRQFRTQLTMLRRVVTTILAIVAVAVTILVLFPDLRTLGASMLASAGVIGVIAGVAAQSMLGNLFAGLQIAFGDSVKIGDTVVVDGEWGTVEEISLAFLTIRIWDDRRLTMPVSYFNSKPYENWSRGGNELTGTVFLYLDHATPIPELRKHLQEFLLGRKDWDGRSWSLVVTDTTPSAIQVRAAMSTRNSDDAWNLRCAVREELIAWLGETHPYALPRVATSQAATPPDHRLPHQHTAQTTTTNHHTTTHVH from the coding sequence ATGGACGACGTGTTGCGGTCACTTCTGGTGATCGGCGGCACCCTCGCGCTCACGCTGCTGGCCGGCTGGCTCATCGACCGCGCCCTGTCATCGGCCGACGCCCGGCACCACGACACACGTCTGTGGGGTCTGATGCGCCGCTGCAGCGCGCCGCTCCAGCTCCTCCTCGCGGCCTCCGCCGTCCGCGTCGCCTACGCCGCCTTCGACCTCAGCCTGCGGCGCGACGACATCATGGAGAGCCTGCTCGCGACCATCGCCATCGCCGCCGCGGCCTGGCTCGCCATACGGCTCGCCGGCGCCGTCGCCGAGAACTCCCTCGCACGCTACGAGTCCCGCACCCAGGACCTGGCCCGCGTCCGGCAGTTCCGCACCCAGCTCACGATGCTGCGCCGCGTCGTCACGACGATCCTGGCCATCGTCGCGGTGGCGGTCACGATCCTGGTGCTCTTCCCCGACCTGCGCACCCTGGGCGCCTCGATGCTGGCGTCGGCCGGCGTCATCGGCGTCATCGCCGGTGTGGCGGCCCAGTCGATGCTGGGCAACCTCTTCGCCGGCCTGCAGATCGCGTTCGGCGACTCGGTGAAGATCGGCGACACGGTCGTCGTGGACGGCGAGTGGGGCACGGTGGAGGAGATCTCCCTCGCGTTCCTGACGATCCGCATCTGGGACGACCGTCGCCTGACGATGCCCGTCTCGTACTTCAACAGCAAGCCGTACGAGAACTGGTCCCGCGGCGGCAACGAACTGACCGGCACGGTCTTCCTCTACCTGGACCACGCGACACCGATCCCCGAGCTGCGCAAGCACCTGCAGGAGTTCCTGCTGGGCCGCAAGGACTGGGACGGCCGGAGCTGGAGCCTGGTGGTGACGGACACGACTCCGTCCGCGATCCAGGTACGCGCCGCGATGTCCACCCGCAATTCCGACGACGCGTGGAACCTGCGCTGCGCGGTACGCGAGGAACTCATCGCCTGGCTGGGTGAGACCCACCCCTACGCACTCCCGAGGGTGGCGACATCACAGGCGGCGACACCACCGGACCACCGCTTGCCGCACCAGCACACGGCACAGACCACCACCACGAACCACCACACGACGACCCACGTCCACTGA
- a CDS encoding Na+/H+ antiporter, translating to MDQVTLLFALLFGALLTVPLGERFNLPSPVLMTLFGGLLGVAPFVPDIEIEPDLILPLVLPPLLYAAVRRTSWRQFTANVRPILLLAVALVFVTTAVVAAVADAAVAGMPLAAAVALGALVAPPDPIAATAVAGQLGLPRRMVSILEGEGLFNDVTAITLYHVAIGAVVAGSYSFPAAVTDFALSAVVAVAVGAVLGWLVTLMRPLLGDVTLRVGFTLLLPFAAYVIAEEMHGSGVLAVLVLGLYLSEQTDPDDVAGRLTGGSFWAVVDTMVTGVAFGLIGLELHSVLDTTLDRWDELLPAALAVLAAVIGVRLLWLLPAAWFARRLHKDTDSAEEVPLSWQETVIMWWSGMRGVATVALALAVPLAVDDGGDFPQRDALIFIAFVVVLVTLVLQGLTLPWLVGLLGVRADTDIADQQEHDLAVRAAQAARRRLRQIEESADLTEEMSEALLRRALDIGVRISPSLAEGDLRENAALRAQRTRQVDTYYAELLAAARREVLDARSEAGADPDVVDRALRELDRASLPHG from the coding sequence GTGGACCAGGTCACCCTGCTCTTCGCCCTGCTCTTCGGCGCGCTGCTGACCGTGCCGCTCGGTGAGCGGTTCAACCTGCCGTCGCCCGTCCTGATGACCCTCTTCGGCGGGCTGCTCGGCGTCGCGCCGTTCGTGCCGGACATCGAGATCGAGCCGGACCTGATCCTGCCGCTCGTCCTGCCGCCCCTGCTGTACGCGGCGGTGCGGCGCACGTCCTGGCGCCAGTTCACCGCGAACGTGCGGCCGATCCTGCTGCTCGCCGTCGCGCTGGTGTTCGTGACGACCGCCGTCGTGGCCGCCGTCGCCGACGCCGCCGTCGCGGGCATGCCGCTGGCCGCCGCCGTCGCGCTGGGCGCGCTCGTCGCGCCGCCCGACCCGATCGCGGCCACCGCCGTCGCCGGACAGCTCGGGCTGCCGCGCCGCATGGTGTCGATCCTGGAGGGCGAGGGCCTCTTCAACGACGTCACGGCCATCACGCTGTACCACGTGGCGATCGGCGCGGTCGTGGCCGGCTCGTACTCGTTCCCCGCCGCCGTGACCGATTTCGCGCTGTCGGCGGTCGTCGCGGTCGCGGTGGGCGCCGTCCTCGGCTGGCTCGTCACGCTGATGCGGCCCCTGCTCGGGGATGTGACGCTGAGGGTCGGCTTCACGCTGCTGCTGCCGTTCGCGGCGTACGTCATCGCGGAGGAGATGCACGGCTCCGGCGTGCTGGCCGTCCTCGTGCTCGGCCTCTACCTGAGCGAGCAGACCGACCCGGACGACGTGGCGGGGCGGCTCACCGGCGGCAGCTTCTGGGCCGTCGTGGACACCATGGTGACGGGCGTCGCGTTCGGCCTCATCGGGCTCGAACTGCACAGCGTCCTCGACACCACCCTCGACCGCTGGGACGAACTGCTGCCCGCCGCCCTCGCGGTGCTGGCCGCCGTCATCGGCGTCCGGCTGCTGTGGCTGCTGCCGGCGGCGTGGTTCGCGCGGCGGCTGCACAAGGACACGGACTCCGCCGAGGAGGTGCCGCTCAGCTGGCAGGAGACCGTCATCATGTGGTGGTCCGGCATGCGCGGGGTGGCCACCGTCGCCCTGGCGCTCGCCGTGCCGCTCGCCGTGGACGACGGGGGCGACTTCCCGCAGCGCGACGCCCTCATCTTCATCGCTTTCGTCGTCGTGCTCGTCACGCTGGTCCTGCAGGGGCTGACGCTGCCGTGGCTGGTCGGCCTGCTCGGCGTGCGCGCGGACACCGACATCGCCGACCAGCAGGAGCACGACCTCGCGGTCCGCGCGGCGCAGGCGGCACGGCGGCGGCTGCGGCAGATCGAGGAGAGTGCGGACCTCACCGAGGAGATGTCGGAGGCGCTGCTGCGCCGGGCGCTCGACATCGGGGTGCGGATCTCGCCGTCCCTCGCCGAGGGCGACCTCCGGGAGAACGCGGCCCTGCGCGCGCAGCGTACGCGGCAGGTCGACACGTACTACGCGGAACTGCTGGCCGCCGCGCGGCGCGAGGTCCTGGACGCACGCAGCGAGGCGGGCGCCGACCCGGACGTGGTGGACCGAGCACTGCGCGAACTGGACAGGGCAAGCCTGCCCCACGGCTGA
- a CDS encoding RluA family pseudouridine synthase: MSTLPETPETRTLPVPEGLEGERVDAALSRMLGFSRTKAAELAAAGKVRIDGAEVGKSERVTGGSWIEVEMPPPAVPVRVVAEPVEGLRIVHDDADLVVVDKPVGVAAHPSPGWTGPTVVGGLAAAGYRIATSGAAERQGVVHRLDVGTSGLMVVAKSERAYTRLKQQFRERTVDKRYHALVQGHPDPLSGTIDAPVGRHPQHDWKWAVTADGKPAVTHYDLVEALRAASLLTIKLETGRTHQIRVHMSAHRHPCVGDTTYGADPTLARRLGLTRQWLHAKELGFTHPDDGRWVAFASDYPEDLRHALDVLRAESA; encoded by the coding sequence GTGAGCACGCTTCCGGAGACGCCCGAGACCCGCACCCTGCCCGTACCGGAAGGCCTGGAGGGGGAGCGCGTCGACGCGGCGCTGTCCCGCATGCTCGGGTTCTCCCGCACCAAGGCCGCGGAACTCGCCGCGGCCGGCAAGGTCCGCATCGACGGCGCCGAGGTCGGCAAGTCGGAGCGTGTGACCGGCGGATCGTGGATCGAGGTCGAGATGCCGCCGCCGGCCGTCCCCGTCCGCGTGGTCGCCGAGCCCGTCGAAGGACTGCGGATCGTGCACGACGACGCCGACCTCGTCGTCGTCGACAAGCCGGTCGGCGTCGCGGCCCACCCGAGCCCCGGCTGGACCGGGCCGACCGTCGTCGGGGGCCTCGCGGCGGCCGGGTACCGCATCGCCACCTCCGGCGCGGCGGAGCGGCAGGGCGTCGTCCACCGCCTGGACGTCGGCACGTCCGGGCTGATGGTCGTCGCCAAGTCGGAGCGGGCGTACACGCGGCTGAAGCAGCAGTTCCGCGAGCGGACCGTCGACAAGCGCTACCACGCCCTCGTCCAGGGCCACCCCGACCCGCTCAGCGGCACCATCGACGCGCCCGTCGGCCGCCACCCGCAGCACGACTGGAAGTGGGCCGTCACGGCCGACGGCAAGCCCGCCGTCACCCACTACGACCTGGTCGAGGCGCTCAGGGCCGCGAGCCTCCTGACCATCAAGCTGGAGACGGGCCGCACCCACCAGATCCGCGTCCACATGTCCGCCCACCGCCACCCGTGCGTCGGCGACACGACCTACGGGGCCGACCCCACCCTCGCGCGGCGCCTCGGCCTGACCCGCCAGTGGCTCCACGCCAAGGAGCTGGGCTTCACCCACCCCGACGACGGCCGGTGGGTCGCCTTCGCGAGCGACTACCCGGAGGATCTGCGGCACGCCCTCGACGTGCTGCGTGCCGAGAGCGCCTGA
- the lspA gene encoding signal peptidase II → MSEAERTIETPDDPPAGDGTAGSQETPGSADEPGAAPRGRRRVAVLVAVAAFAYVLDLVTKTLVVRGLENEPAIHVIGDWLRLTVVRNAGAAFGIGSALTIVFTCIAAAVIVVIVRLARRLYSTPWAIALGLLLGGALGNLTDRVLRDPGALQGHVVDFIAPKHFAVFNLADSAIVCGGILIVLLSFRGLDPDGTVHRD, encoded by the coding sequence GTGAGCGAGGCGGAGCGGACCATCGAGACCCCCGACGACCCCCCGGCCGGGGACGGGACGGCGGGGAGCCAGGAGACCCCCGGGAGCGCGGACGAGCCCGGGGCGGCGCCGCGCGGGCGGCGGCGTGTTGCCGTGCTCGTGGCCGTCGCCGCGTTCGCCTACGTCCTCGACCTGGTCACCAAGACCCTGGTCGTCAGGGGCCTGGAGAACGAGCCCGCCATCCATGTGATCGGCGACTGGCTGCGGCTCACCGTCGTCCGCAACGCCGGCGCCGCCTTCGGGATCGGCTCCGCGCTCACCATCGTCTTCACCTGCATCGCGGCCGCCGTCATCGTCGTCATCGTCCGGCTGGCCCGCCGCCTGTACAGCACGCCGTGGGCCATCGCGCTCGGCCTGCTCCTCGGCGGCGCTCTCGGCAACCTCACCGACCGCGTCCTCCGCGACCCGGGCGCCCTCCAGGGCCATGTGGTCGACTTCATCGCCCCCAAGCACTTCGCCGTCTTCAACCTGGCCGATTCGGCGATCGTCTGCGGCGGCATCCTGATCGTCCTGCTGTCGTTCCGCGGGCTCGACCCGGACGGCACCGTGCACCGCGACTGA
- a CDS encoding TraR/DksA C4-type zinc finger protein, whose protein sequence is MAAKKSTAGESATAAPPARAGVLAVRTGEDPWTEEEVAAARAGLSAEADRLRGQIAAAEAALAGLMRDSGDGAGDDQADTGSKNVTREHEMALASNARETLHQTERALRRIDAGTYGLCENCGNPIGKARMQAFPRATLCVDCKQKQERR, encoded by the coding sequence GTGGCAGCGAAGAAGAGCACGGCCGGTGAGTCGGCCACCGCGGCGCCGCCGGCCCGCGCCGGGGTCCTCGCCGTACGCACCGGCGAGGACCCGTGGACCGAGGAGGAGGTCGCCGCCGCGCGCGCCGGGCTCTCCGCCGAGGCCGACCGGCTGCGCGGCCAGATCGCAGCGGCCGAGGCGGCGCTCGCCGGCCTCATGCGCGACTCCGGCGACGGCGCCGGCGACGACCAGGCCGACACCGGGTCGAAGAACGTGACGCGCGAGCACGAGATGGCCCTCGCGTCCAACGCCCGCGAGACCCTCCACCAGACCGAACGGGCGCTCCGGCGGATCGACGCCGGCACCTACGGTCTGTGCGAGAACTGCGGCAACCCCATCGGCAAGGCCCGCATGCAGGCGTTCCCGCGCGCCACCCTGTGCGTCGACTGCAAGCAGAAACAGGAACGCCGCTAG
- the ileS gene encoding isoleucine--tRNA ligase: MPLYRPVPAQVDLPALEHGVLDLWEQNKTFARTLQESAGRPEWVFYEGPPTANGMPGAHHIEARVFKDVFPRYRTMRGFHVTRKAGWDCHGLPVELAVEKELGFTGKQDIERYGIAEFNARCRASVTRHTDAFAELTRRMGYWVDLDDAYRTMDPEYIESVWWSLKEIFSKGLLGQDHRVAPWCPRCETGLSDHELAQGYETVVDPSVYVRFPLLSGPLAGRADLLVWTTTPWTLVSNTAVAVHPEVTYAVAARGDERIVVAEPLLGKALGDEWTATGETFTGAEMERWAYRRPFDLVDFGGAEAHYVVTAAYVTTEDGTGLVHQAPAFGEDDLLTCRRYGLPVVNPVLADGTFEAGLPLVGGQFFKKADEALVADLRERGLLFRHLPYEHSYPHCWRCHNPLLYYAQPSWYIRTTRVRDALLRENEKTTWYPESVKHGRYGDWLTNNVDWALSRKRYWGTPLPIWRCQDDHLTCVGSLAELSELTGADQSELDPHRPFIDEVRFTCPAEGCELVSTRVEEVIDGWYDSGSMPFAQWGYPHRNREEFEKHYPAQYIAEAIDQTRGWFYTLMAVGTLVFDRSSYENVVCLGHILAEDGRKMSKHLGNILEPIPLMEQHGADAVRWFMAAGGSPWAARRVGHGTIQEVVRKTLLTYWNTVAFQALYARTAEWAPGGADPAPADRPLLDRWLLSELNALVAAVTTAMENFDTQRTGKLISTFVDDLSNWYVRRSRRRFWQGDPAALRTLHDALETVTRLMAPLVPFITERVWQDLVVPVTPGAPDSVHLARWPEADVTMIDADLSQDMLLVRRLVELGRATRAESGVKTRQPLSRALVAAQGFELLGDDLREQIADELNVTSLAALSEIGGSLVDTSAKANFRALGRRFGKGTQPVARAIAEADAAGLSAALRAGTATVEVDGERIELSPEEVIITETPREGWSVASDAGATVALDLEITPELRRAGVARDVIRLVQEARKSSGLDVADRIAVRWESADEELRRALDDHRTLICSEILATDFAEGPGDDAFGVPFGDDTVGGSFRLRRN; this comes from the coding sequence ATGCCGCTGTACCGACCCGTGCCCGCCCAGGTCGACCTGCCCGCCCTGGAGCACGGCGTGCTCGACCTGTGGGAGCAGAACAAGACGTTCGCCCGCACGCTCCAGGAGTCCGCCGGGCGCCCCGAGTGGGTCTTCTACGAAGGGCCGCCCACCGCGAACGGCATGCCGGGCGCCCACCACATCGAGGCCCGCGTCTTCAAGGACGTGTTCCCCCGCTACCGCACCATGCGCGGCTTCCACGTGACCCGCAAGGCGGGCTGGGACTGCCACGGCCTGCCCGTCGAGCTGGCCGTCGAGAAGGAGCTGGGCTTCACCGGCAAGCAGGACATCGAGCGCTACGGCATCGCCGAGTTCAACGCCCGCTGCCGGGCCTCCGTCACCCGGCACACCGACGCGTTCGCCGAGCTGACCCGCCGCATGGGCTACTGGGTCGACCTGGACGACGCCTACCGCACCATGGACCCGGAGTACATCGAGTCCGTCTGGTGGTCGCTGAAGGAGATCTTCTCCAAGGGCCTCCTCGGCCAGGACCACCGCGTCGCCCCCTGGTGCCCGCGCTGCGAGACCGGTCTGTCCGACCACGAGCTGGCCCAGGGCTACGAGACGGTCGTCGACCCCTCGGTCTACGTCCGCTTCCCCCTGCTGAGCGGCCCCCTCGCCGGGCGGGCCGACCTGCTCGTGTGGACGACGACGCCCTGGACCCTCGTCTCCAACACGGCCGTCGCCGTCCACCCCGAGGTGACGTACGCGGTCGCCGCCCGCGGCGACGAGCGGATCGTCGTCGCCGAGCCGCTGCTCGGCAAGGCCCTCGGCGACGAGTGGACGGCGACCGGTGAGACGTTCACCGGCGCCGAGATGGAACGCTGGGCGTACCGCCGCCCCTTCGACCTGGTCGACTTCGGCGGCGCCGAGGCGCACTACGTCGTGACCGCCGCGTACGTGACCACCGAGGACGGCACCGGCCTCGTGCACCAGGCCCCGGCGTTCGGCGAGGACGACCTCCTCACCTGCCGCCGCTACGGCCTGCCGGTCGTCAACCCGGTGCTGGCCGACGGCACGTTCGAGGCCGGGCTGCCGCTGGTGGGCGGGCAGTTCTTCAAGAAGGCCGACGAGGCCCTCGTCGCCGACCTGCGGGAGCGCGGTCTCCTCTTCCGCCACCTGCCCTACGAGCACAGCTACCCGCACTGCTGGCGCTGCCACAACCCGCTGCTCTACTACGCACAGCCCTCCTGGTACATCCGCACCACCCGCGTGCGGGACGCCCTCCTCCGGGAGAACGAGAAGACCACCTGGTACCCGGAGTCCGTCAAGCACGGCCGCTACGGCGACTGGCTCACCAACAACGTGGACTGGGCGCTCTCCCGCAAGCGCTACTGGGGCACCCCGCTGCCCATCTGGCGCTGCCAGGACGACCACCTCACCTGCGTGGGCTCCCTCGCCGAGCTGAGCGAGCTGACCGGTGCCGACCAGTCGGAGCTGGATCCGCACCGCCCGTTCATCGACGAGGTGCGGTTCACCTGCCCCGCGGAGGGCTGCGAGCTGGTCTCGACCCGTGTCGAGGAGGTCATCGACGGCTGGTACGACTCGGGCTCCATGCCCTTCGCGCAGTGGGGTTACCCGCACCGCAACCGCGAGGAGTTCGAGAAGCACTACCCGGCGCAGTACATCGCCGAGGCGATCGACCAGACGCGCGGCTGGTTCTACACGCTGATGGCCGTCGGCACGCTGGTGTTCGACCGTTCGTCGTACGAGAACGTCGTCTGCCTCGGGCACATCCTGGCCGAGGACGGCCGCAAGATGTCCAAGCACCTGGGCAACATCCTGGAGCCCATCCCCCTGATGGAGCAGCACGGCGCCGACGCGGTGCGCTGGTTCATGGCGGCGGGCGGCTCCCCCTGGGCCGCGCGCCGCGTCGGGCACGGCACCATCCAGGAGGTCGTCCGCAAGACGCTCCTCACCTACTGGAACACGGTCGCCTTCCAGGCCCTGTACGCGCGGACCGCCGAGTGGGCGCCGGGCGGGGCGGACCCGGCGCCGGCCGACCGCCCGCTGCTCGACCGCTGGCTGCTGAGCGAGCTGAACGCTCTCGTCGCCGCCGTCACCACCGCCATGGAGAACTTCGACACCCAGCGCACGGGGAAGCTGATCTCCACCTTCGTCGACGACCTGTCCAACTGGTACGTGCGCCGCTCCCGCCGCCGGTTCTGGCAGGGCGACCCCGCGGCCCTGCGCACCCTGCACGACGCGCTGGAGACCGTGACGCGCCTGATGGCGCCGCTCGTCCCGTTCATCACCGAGCGCGTGTGGCAGGACCTGGTCGTGCCGGTGACCCCGGGCGCGCCCGACTCGGTGCACCTGGCGCGCTGGCCCGAGGCGGACGTGACGATGATCGACGCCGATCTGTCCCAGGACATGCTGCTGGTGCGCCGGCTCGTGGAGCTGGGCCGCGCGACGCGCGCCGAGTCCGGTGTCAAGACGCGGCAGCCGCTGTCGCGCGCGCTGGTCGCCGCCCAGGGCTTCGAACTCCTCGGTGACGACCTGCGCGAGCAGATCGCCGACGAGCTGAACGTCACGTCGCTCGCCGCCCTGTCGGAGATCGGCGGCTCGCTGGTGGACACCTCGGCCAAGGCCAACTTCCGTGCGCTCGGCCGCCGGTTCGGCAAGGGCACGCAGCCGGTGGCGCGGGCCATCGCGGAGGCCGACGCGGCCGGGCTTTCGGCGGCGCTGCGCGCGGGCACGGCCACGGTCGAGGTCGACGGCGAGCGGATCGAGCTGAGCCCGGAGGAGGTCATCATCACGGAGACGCCGCGCGAGGGCTGGTCGGTGGCCTCCGACGCGGGCGCGACGGTGGCGCTCGACCTGGAGATCACGCCGGAGCTGCGCCGGGCCGGTGTGGCGCGCGACGTCATCCGACTGGTGCAGGAGGCCCGCAAGAGCAGCGGTCTCGATGTGGCGGACCGCATCGCGGTGCGCTGGGAGTCCGCCGACGAGGAGCTGCGCCGTGCCCTGGACGACCACCGGACGCTGATCTGCTCGGAGATCCTGGCGACCGACTTCGCCGAGGGGCCGGGTGACGACGCGTTCGGCGTGCCGTTCGGGGACGACACGGTGGGCGGCTCGTTCCGCCTGCGGAGGAACTGA
- a CDS encoding DivIVA domain-containing protein: MPLTPEDVRNKQFTTVRLREGYDEDEVDAFLDEVEAELTRLLRENEDLRAKLAAATRAAAQSQQAAQNMRKPEPQDRQGGPPAISGPQGVPQQQQQMGGPPQLPAGPGGPGGPGGPQGHPGGPGPMGQGGPMGPGGPGGPGPMGQGGPMGPGGPVPMNQGMGGHGGPGMGGPMGPGGPGGPGMGGHGMGGPMGPGPMQQQGGNESAARVLSLAQQTADQAIAEARSEANKIVGEARSRAEGLERDARAKADALERDAQEKHRVAMGSLESARATLERKVEDLRGFEREYRTRLKSYLESQLRQLESQSDDSLAPPRTPATASLPPSPPSLASAGAPSGPGGGLGHQTMGGNQQMGGGHGGHGGHGGHGGPGQAPSYGGQQQMSPAMTQPMAPVRPQGPQPVQQAPSPMRGFLIDEDDN; the protein is encoded by the coding sequence ATGCCGTTGACCCCCGAGGACGTACGGAACAAGCAGTTCACGACCGTCCGTCTGCGTGAAGGCTATGACGAGGACGAGGTCGACGCCTTCCTCGATGAGGTCGAGGCAGAGCTGACCCGGCTGCTCAGGGAGAACGAGGATCTGCGCGCCAAGCTCGCCGCGGCCACCCGCGCCGCCGCGCAGAGCCAGCAGGCCGCTCAGAACATGCGGAAACCCGAGCCCCAGGACCGGCAGGGCGGCCCGCCGGCCATATCCGGACCGCAGGGCGTGCCGCAGCAACAGCAGCAGATGGGCGGCCCGCCCCAACTCCCCGCCGGCCCGGGCGGTCCCGGTGGTCCCGGCGGCCCGCAGGGCCACCCCGGCGGGCCCGGCCCGATGGGCCAGGGCGGCCCCATGGGTCCTGGCGGCCCCGGTGGCCCCGGTCCGATGGGCCAGGGCGGTCCGATGGGTCCCGGCGGCCCCGTGCCGATGAACCAGGGCATGGGCGGCCACGGCGGCCCGGGCATGGGCGGTCCGATGGGTCCCGGCGGCCCCGGCGGCCCGGGCATGGGCGGCCACGGCATGGGCGGCCCGATGGGTCCCGGCCCGATGCAGCAGCAGGGAGGCAACGAGAGTGCCGCCCGCGTGCTGTCGCTCGCGCAGCAGACCGCCGACCAGGCGATCGCAGAGGCCCGTTCCGAGGCCAACAAGATCGTCGGTGAGGCGCGCAGCCGTGCCGAGGGCCTGGAGCGCGACGCCCGTGCCAAGGCCGACGCGCTGGAGCGGGACGCGCAGGAGAAGCACCGCGTGGCCATGGGCTCCCTGGAGTCCGCCCGCGCGACGCTGGAGCGCAAGGTCGAGGACCTGCGCGGCTTCGAGCGCGAGTACCGCACCCGCCTGAAGTCGTACCTGGAGAGCCAGCTCCGCCAGCTCGAGAGCCAGTCCGACGACTCGCTCGCGCCGCCGCGCACCCCTGCCACCGCTTCGCTGCCGCCGTCGCCGCCGTCCCTGGCGTCCGCCGGCGCGCCCAGCGGTCCCGGCGGCGGTCTGGGACACCAGACCATGGGCGGCAACCAGCAGATGGGCGGCGGTCACGGTGGCCACGGCGGTCATGGCGGCCACGGTGGTCCCGGCCAGGCACCGTCGTACGGCGGGCAGCAGCAGATGTCGCCGGCCATGACGCAGCCGATGGCCCCGGTGCGGCCGCAGGGCCCGCAGCCGGTGCAGCAGGCGCCGTCCCCGATGCGCGGCTTCCTCATCGACGAGGACGACAACTGA